In one window of Apis mellifera strain DH4 linkage group LG12, Amel_HAv3.1, whole genome shotgun sequence DNA:
- the LOC102656885 gene encoding uncharacterized protein LOC102656885, whose amino-acid sequence MALKNGSYQNSSISTNVYINDDLKYRSVGESNVDSKNGQKSYKEDVYQGDSLSTYQISYDDFKQEESSKMQEEKEPFESISAPLSQCYKMAETDPLVEELLEQLPRSTDDYRKHWEMILHCERAAFPRTESNLPLPSREVRISPGGKPGEFKSRELN is encoded by the exons atggCTTTGAAGAATGGATCTTATCAAAATTCTTCGATCTCGACCAACGTTTATATAAACGACGATTTGAAATACCGCAGTGTAGGCGAATCAAATGTGGATTCCAAAAATGGGCAGAAATCTTACAA GGAAGATGTATATCAAGGTGATTCGTTATCGACGTATCAGATATCGTACGACGATTTCAAGCAAGAAGAAAGTTCAAAAAT gCAGGAAGAAAAGGAACCGTTCGAATCTATCAGTGCTCCTCTCTCCCAATGTTACAAGATGGCAGAAACGGATCCCCTGGTCGAAGAGTTACTTGAACAGCTTCCCAG AAGCACGGACGACTATCGCAAACACTGGGAAATGATACTCCACTGCGAGAGGGCCGCGTTTCCAAGGACGGAGTCGAATTTGCCACTGCCCTCGAGGGAGGTACGTATATCACCGGGAGGAAAGCCCGGCGAATTCAAAAGCCGAGAACTCAATTAA